taatgaaTATGGTCGTTTATATCTGTTGTCCCATTCCATTTGATGTTGCAGTCTCCATTTGATGTTGCAGTATGGCACACTTCCAAATGAAAATGGACCCGGCAAGCAGTGGTAGAAACATGAACTAACATTATGAAAAGTTGAAAGTACTACCATAAAAATATGAAAGCCAAAACCACTTCTGTGCTGCTACAGATGTGTGAACTTCAGTAATGAAAAGCAGACCCATCCCGTATCAGAGTTGAGATGGGGTCGAACTCTAGTATGAGAtctcaagtgttttttttttttttcacatttggcATTAGCCAGGCCAGGGGCAGACCTTGGTGTGTAATGGTGATTGGCGATAGTAAGGACAATATCCCCTTCCCTCCCCTTCCCTCGTCTCTAGTTCTGCAGAATTTGATTTTCTGCTGCCTGCATTCTTTCagtcctatgtgtgtgtgtgtgtgtgtgtgtgtgtgtgtgtgtgtgtgtgtgtgtgagagagagagagagagagagagagagagagagagagagagagagagagagagagagtgtgtgtgtgtgtgtggggggggggggggggtcatgttgGGGGTGTTGCCCATGGTATTTCACAATATCACAGTTTGCTTGCTTGAATAAATATATTTTCAGCAGACTTCAGTAGTCCTTGGCTGACATGGGCTATTCCAATACATAGTTCATAATGAAGTTATTCAACACTGCCATCTGCAGTATATCAATGGCTTAACCTCAGATGACTTGCATTTCACCCTCATTTTCTTTGACACAGTTTTTTCCTGTCTAGATTTTGATACTTAACTGATTTACTATAACGATAAAATTATGATTTGAATGGCAGCGTTCTTGTGAATGTTAAATGCTTGACTGTGTAACTGTAACTGTACGGAAAATGTGGACGAAGGGGAATGCGAGATGTTAGGTCGGAACGTTTTTTACCGTAGCCAGTTTGTCCATACGGAATTATTTTGCAACGTACTATCAAAATCATGACGACGATTGAAAACAACACCTGAACTGTTTCGTTTTCTTGAAACTGACAGCAACGTACGAAAATATGGCTGGTTTAGAAGTGTTGTTCAGTTGCGTGTCTGGCGCAATAACACGTCCTCAagatgtggttgtgtgtttcgTACACTGGGAATTTGTACAAAGTGGGTACAAATGTCTTGGTACTGGAGATGAGGTAAGAATTCCATAAACTAGCTTCATGAACAACAGTGGGAGTtagacaatacaatacaatcgCGTAGTTACAATCAACAATACAGTCATTATTATTGCTGtaaaaatgaatttgaatgTCACTTGATAGGCCAGATACTCATATTGTATTCACATCCAATTAATTAGTTGGGTAACGTCGTTACCTGCTTCGGTCTGTTTTGCTACATTAATGCACCATTAAGTTAGTTAGTCGGGTCGTTTTAACAATGACATGTCAGCTAGCGTTGTATTGAAAAGTGTGTCAGTAAGTCAGTCGTTTTTAACCAAGGGTGGCTTTAGTTGTATGTAATTGAAACAAAACATGAGACAGTGTTTTTCCCACCCACCCAtacatacattgacttatttgtggcggccaaccacaatatcaacattgaccaccacacaatgattttccaggttgtactaaaaattgtgcttaaatctagttagcatcataaccatgctgcgctaatttgttaaaaactgttgtattcaatttaattctgcaaacctgccatcacaaatataattcaattctgtgggaaacactgcatgaaatgaaaaatatttGCGCCAGCTATATGATCTTGTATTTCTCTTGTTTAACGTGACATTTCAGCCCCGCGATGGTGACCGGAAATCGGAGTTGCTCCCTGCAGGCTGGAATACAAGTGGGGAATTGTACACACTGAGATATCGTTCAAATGATGACAAATCAAACTTGTTGTTCAAAGCTATAACTGTGGACTCAACCTTAATCTTCAACGTGATGGTAAGTCTTGTTCAGATAGGCCTAGGTATGGCTGCTACTTGGAGGCAAACCAAGTTAACAGTTTCTTTATCTGTTCTTTGATCAGGATTCGGCCACAGAGCAAGTATCAGACTTGACCGTCAATGTCAGTGATTACATTGATGCAGAGCATCTGCACGAGTTTGATAGGTTTGTATAATTCATAAAGTGGGATTGTTTAACAACTTACCATGTTTGCCTTTTATAGGCCTATTCTTTAGTTACAGTTCATTGTTATATTATGTGCTGTGAAAacattctttcctttctttcctttcatcAGTGTGTTCAAGAACACGGAGgatttggctaaaaatgtgaaGATCAAACTTCTTCCTTCAGTCAAGGGGGAGAGCAGTAAGAAGGCAGAGAAGAAGCGCGATGACCCCCCAGCATACTCAAAGACCGATGAGCCGTTAAGGATCCCCACCAGGGCGCCCTCCTCTTCAAGACAGCCCAACTGGTAAGTAATTAATTCATTATACACAGTATACCTCTTCTAATTCTGTATGTCatggtattttttttattagaaGCATGCACTCATCAATGCATTATATTTTCATTAGGTTATACTTTATTTTAAAGCTAACTTGATTTGATTAAACAAAGTAGAGGCCCAATTTATGCAACACAGATTGTAGAACACTCCATTGCGAAGTGTTTACCCTTGGTTATGGTTTCTATCACTATCTGTCATGGCCTTAAtgattggggggaggggggtataaCCTATTCCCCGTATAGCCATATGTGAAGgtgtacagtaccctccagaattattggcacctctgctaaagttgactaaaaaaaggaatataaaatcatcttttggaaattgatcttaatgccttaagtaaaaaaatgaggaaatatccaacctttaaggacaccaattttctttgtgaataaataatgtatcataaataaataacccctatgttaaattcccatagaggcaggcatatggttttatttttatgctcattgagtccaaatcaaaccagctaataggccaactgcatagtatcctggatccatgaaataactggcctttaaaaataaaaatctgcctgcctctatgggaatttaacatacagtaggggttccaatacttatgacccctctattttaaggaagaacatttatgtatttatgatacattattcaattctggagggtactgtatatttTGGGAGAACTGGAAAGACATTTGATTCTCAAAGTGGTACTCTCGCCACCTACAGTACAGTGAATAATACTCTCACACTGTGTTGGATGAAGAGTAACTTCATTATTATTTATGTACATTGATTCCTGATCAGTTTTGTGCAAGGTGGCCCTTTTGGGTGGTACTGTTTTTCACACTTTCTGGATACTTTCTAGTATCTCTGCATAAACTATCTGTTGGATCTAGGACATTGGGACTTTGCTCATGTCTGACCCATGTTTCTATACGTGACGAACACTGCACAGGTCTACCCCCTATCCTGGGAGAAAGTGTGAATGTGGGCAGTTGCAGTTCAGGATACACAGTGATGGTGTGGCAGCACGAAAGTTGTTTTCGCTGACCTGGTTTCAGAGTCCTTGTCCAAGGCACTGAACTCTGAAACTGAACTGGCACTGAACTCAATACTGAGCAAGATATTTGGTGGCAATACCTCTGCTGGAGGAGATGGGGCTGGGTGAAATGTGTTGGGTTTTTGTTTTGCATGCTGTATTTTTCCTCTGTGGacattttttaaaagatgcTCCCATTCACTTTCCTCTCATCACCTAGCAAGTGGATGCACTTTAGTCAGGAGTAGGTGTTACAGAGCCCTCTGATGTCTCGAAGATTAAACATCACTGTCAcagcttttcttctttttttacgGCAGAAGAAACTACTTTATGTTAAAGACAACAAAACTGCCTCAAAAGCACCACACAGAAAAACAGGCAGATCATGCTTCAGTGTCAGGCTGAAAATTGTTGTGTATTTAAAGTCCAGGATGCCATCAAATGGAGGCTGGTCAGAACTGATTGAGGACTGAAATGGAGGGCACTGTACTGCAataagaggagggagggagtggggccGGGTCTAAGGCCTTTGTGCTGGTCCACAAAACATATTCCTTAGTAAAAATCATCACTGTGTTCTCCTGAGGAAGATCTTTCCAATCTTTCCAAGAAGCATAATGAGTGAGTGCATGGCTGTTTGTTAGCCTAGTTTGTTGCATTGCTGCATTTGTGAGATCCTATATGTCTCACTTAAAGTGGCTTAAGCGTGAAGTTGAAGATAATGTCAGCTTGTATACATGTTCATTAAGGCTGATTATTTCATATGGTTAGTGACCATGACCACTGACCAGATCAAACAGTGCAAGCCATGCTTGAAGATTTCTCTTACCTGCCATCCTCTGTCTGCTGTCTTCCAGTCATTTAGTCATTCAGTATGTTGCAGTTCTGTAACCATGGTGAAATTGGATTCTTCTGAATCCAAAAAGGGAAATGTGATGTTTGAAACGATGCAGCTGGAGAAAAGCCTAGTGATAGGTCAAAAGGACTGTAACAGAGTACTTAAGTTTTCAATTGAGGAATGAATTATCATGAGATATGGCTAGAAAGGAGAAAAAACTACTGTGAGTGAAGCATGCTGTTGTGGTTAAAATAGGCAGAGGAAGGTTGCTCTCTACCATTctcagctaaaaaaaaaaaaaaaaaaaagtaatttaacACAAACATTTAATAAACATTCCGTCTACAGATTTCTGTCACGATAGGACATAATGTGCCTAGACTGGGTTGAGGGGGTATTTGTTTAATGGAAGTATCTGTTAAAACTAACATAGTGTGAGATGGCAAGCCTGTAGATGAAATTGAAAGATTTTCAGCCTCCGCCTTTCTCACGTTACTGTAACATGAGGTTAGTCTGTTCTCTTGCATTGTGACTCACCGGGCTTCTAATTTAAGATGTGTAACATATCTCATTCCCTGTGTCACACTCGAGAGCTGAGAATATTTCTGTTTGCTGTTTCACACTGTGGAGGTGGAAAAGAGCGTGCAGCAGTACTCACCTCATTTTAGATTAAGAGAGAATGTTTTAAAGAAGAACTAGTCTGTCTCTGATCCCTATATGAATAGCCTCCCCTTATTCAGTTGTTTTGACTTCATATTTGCTGCCTCTTTCTCCTTTGATGCCTCAATCAACATCAT
Above is a genomic segment from Alosa sapidissima isolate fAloSap1 chromosome 4, fAloSap1.pri, whole genome shotgun sequence containing:
- the psmf1 gene encoding proteasome inhibitor PI31 subunit; amino-acid sequence: MAGLEVLFSCVSGAITRPQDVVVCFVHWEFVQSGYKCLGTGDEPRDGDRKSELLPAGWNTSGELYTLRYRSNDDKSNLLFKAITVDSTLIFNVMDSATEQVSDLTVNVSDYIDAEHLHEFDSVFKNTEDLAKNVKIKLLPSVKGESSKKAEKKRDDPPAYSKTDEPLRIPTRAPSSSRQPNWSDPLAPFAAGGSDLDPFGGRAGGMIVDPLRQGFPRSGFDPSGGVLPPGAVPPGARFDPFGPVGRRRPGPDPDHMPPPGYDDMFM